In one Winogradskyella sp. MH6 genomic region, the following are encoded:
- a CDS encoding ThiF family adenylyltransferase, which produces MGFLDDVTKLISDIPFVEKAYDFVEEDLLIKGKVKISLKELSTPLEFVVEVFKCYPLKNYDSDSIKFKNLSLLEYRHVMGDGAICIHTSHHTNLKSKLNYDFHSLKNWIVKYFINNDLDDHYEHIIVDEKLINNQYRSFLFTDTGHSFEKGEFGDVTITALQPGGFRGDSISNHIVQSFIRRSGEQLDCQWSNLYKNMGISYYGAYLFIETPPATYGKFIFTKWLDLQDHLPEAFLNFLLEFQKKFIKERGKLFPVFFGYKIDEVNIHWQVALLEIGDFPILGYQLPNEEWITTSRYELDINWGITRNSSYKYFFGRGSFSQNFTEKKILIIGVGALGSMVAKILARCGCKFIDIADYDIKEPENVCRSEYQFNTGLMDKTEELKIILGTISPFVETSIVEKDYFQGIIKLYHKEKGAKSSFEKGLNQYGLVFDCTTDNDLMYILDSLDIKCDLINLSITNFAKELICAFNPNIYNFVMNQFMNVLENDTSDLYNPTGCWNPTFKASYNDISLLVHLAIKHIHHLYETGLRKNNFIIESDSSNLKIVEY; this is translated from the coding sequence ATGGGGTTTTTAGATGATGTTACAAAACTTATTAGCGATATTCCATTTGTTGAAAAAGCCTATGATTTTGTAGAGGAAGATTTACTAATAAAGGGAAAGGTTAAAATATCTCTCAAAGAATTATCAACCCCTTTAGAATTCGTAGTAGAGGTATTCAAATGCTACCCTCTAAAAAATTATGATTCAGATTCCATAAAGTTTAAAAACTTGAGTCTATTGGAGTATAGACACGTAATGGGAGATGGCGCTATATGTATTCACACATCGCATCACACAAATTTAAAATCAAAGCTAAATTATGATTTCCATTCTTTGAAGAATTGGATAGTTAAATACTTCATCAATAATGACCTAGATGACCATTACGAACATATTATAGTTGATGAAAAATTAATAAACAATCAGTATCGCTCATTTCTGTTTACAGATACTGGGCATAGCTTTGAAAAAGGAGAATTTGGAGATGTAACAATTACCGCACTTCAACCCGGAGGGTTTAGAGGCGATTCCATTTCAAACCATATAGTTCAAAGCTTTATTAGAAGAAGTGGTGAACAATTAGATTGCCAATGGAGCAATCTTTATAAGAATATGGGTATTTCATATTACGGAGCCTATTTGTTTATAGAAACACCTCCCGCTACCTATGGTAAGTTCATTTTTACTAAATGGTTAGATTTACAAGACCACCTTCCTGAAGCATTTTTAAATTTTCTACTCGAATTTCAAAAAAAATTCATCAAAGAAAGAGGGAAATTGTTCCCTGTTTTTTTTGGGTATAAAATTGATGAAGTCAATATACATTGGCAAGTTGCTTTATTGGAAATAGGTGATTTTCCGATTTTAGGTTATCAATTACCAAACGAAGAATGGATAACAACCTCAAGATACGAATTAGATATAAATTGGGGTATCACTAGAAATTCTTCATATAAGTATTTTTTCGGGAGAGGTTCTTTTTCACAAAACTTTACTGAAAAGAAAATACTGATTATCGGAGTTGGTGCATTAGGAAGTATGGTTGCTAAAATACTAGCAAGATGCGGTTGTAAATTCATTGATATTGCAGATTATGACATTAAGGAACCAGAAAATGTATGTCGGTCAGAATATCAGTTTAATACTGGATTGATGGATAAAACCGAAGAACTTAAAATTATTCTAGGTACGATTTCTCCATTTGTTGAAACCAGCATAGTTGAGAAGGACTATTTTCAAGGTATCATAAAGCTATATCACAAAGAAAAAGGAGCAAAAAGCAGTTTTGAAAAAGGCTTAAATCAATACGGTTTAGTTTTTGATTGCACAACAGACAATGACCTCATGTACATTCTTGATTCGCTCGATATAAAATGTGATTTAATAAACCTTTCTATTACAAACTTTGCAAAAGAATTGATTTGCGCCTTTAACCCCAATATCTACAATTTTGTAATGAATCAGTTTATGAATGTTTTAGAAAATGACACATCTGATTTATATAATCCGACTGGTTGTTGGAATCCAACTTTCAAGGCATCCTATAATGACATATCATTGTTAGTTCATCTGGCGATAAAACATATTCATCATTTGTATGAAACTGGCTTGAGAAAAAACAACTTTATTATTGAAAGTGATTCTTCCAACTTAAAAATAGTAGAGTATTGA
- a CDS encoding DUF6602 domain-containing protein: MSKIDIKLLFAGLQKQMIAQLNTNREFITHPGSKGDSLENAWIEWLRTYLPNRYNVDKAIVIDSEGSTSHQMDIVIYDNWYTPFIFTQNGFHYIPAEGVYAVFEVKPDIKGNVDDKNYIEYSAEKIESVRVLKRKAAGFINGGIPRPARPLTKIIGGILCSTNTYTRNNNSTIKGHIQNQTKLKTIDLGCIADYGSFYVDYDPNDEIIDAGHKAYLEFYNNRTFKSIKFSKADNSMVTFFFQLTRYLQQAIGTIPAINLKEYLDNIGEKLDEEI, translated from the coding sequence ATGAGTAAAATAGATATAAAATTACTATTCGCTGGGCTTCAAAAACAAATGATTGCCCAACTAAATACAAATAGAGAGTTTATTACCCACCCTGGCTCCAAAGGAGACTCATTAGAAAATGCTTGGATTGAATGGCTTAGAACATATTTGCCAAATAGATATAATGTGGATAAGGCAATTGTAATAGATTCAGAGGGCAGTACTAGCCATCAAATGGATATAGTAATTTATGATAACTGGTACACTCCCTTCATTTTTACTCAAAACGGGTTTCATTACATACCTGCGGAAGGAGTTTATGCCGTTTTTGAAGTAAAGCCAGATATTAAAGGGAATGTTGATGACAAAAATTATATTGAGTACTCGGCTGAAAAAATTGAAAGCGTAAGGGTTCTTAAAAGAAAAGCAGCAGGCTTTATTAACGGTGGAATTCCTAGACCAGCGAGACCATTAACCAAAATTATTGGGGGTATTCTTTGCAGTACGAATACTTATACTAGGAATAACAACAGTACAATTAAAGGACACATTCAAAATCAAACTAAGCTGAAAACGATAGATTTGGGGTGTATTGCAGATTACGGAAGTTTTTATGTCGATTACGACCCAAACGATGAAATAATTGATGCTGGTCATAAAGCTTACTTAGAATTTTATAACAATAGAACATTCAAAAGCATAAAGTTTAGCAAGGCTGATAATTCAATGGTTACATTCTTTTTTCAATTAACAAGGTATTTACAACAAGCAATAGGCACTATACCAGCAATCAATCTGAAAGAATACCTCGACAATATTGGGGAAAAATTAGATGAAGAAATTTAA
- a CDS encoding nucleotidyltransferase has protein sequence MATNKQEYLQNVLETHRMTHVQNLVDKFKTKRNEVKEALESHYGSNIYNPFNSGSFKKHTAINTKFDLDVVVPFKKDSFETLDKMFDSLYDFLYDEYGEVAQIRKQKVSIGIIFDEDDDGDVISLDIVPGRELNQDQYSEDNKLNLFVFSKYGIFSSSTYIQTNIQAQIDHIKAKENERKIIRLLKIWNNNDGKEYKSFLLELITIKAFDKESISGNLWEKLEKVMEYIKDKVAEDGFKLIDPGNSNNDLMDTLESWEKTNLSNRMERMLERINSNSDNIKSYFPTNKDFEDDDKSSSSSGYGIKTGGSAYSTPPKNERFG, from the coding sequence ATGGCAACAAACAAACAAGAATACCTGCAAAACGTACTAGAGACACATCGAATGACACACGTTCAGAATCTAGTGGACAAATTCAAGACCAAAAGAAATGAAGTAAAAGAAGCTTTAGAATCTCACTATGGTTCTAATATATACAACCCTTTTAATTCAGGTTCATTCAAAAAGCATACTGCAATAAATACAAAATTTGATTTAGATGTAGTTGTACCTTTTAAAAAAGATTCATTCGAGACACTCGATAAAATGTTTGATAGCCTTTATGATTTCCTTTATGATGAATACGGTGAAGTTGCCCAAATAAGAAAACAAAAAGTATCAATCGGGATAATTTTTGATGAAGATGACGATGGAGATGTAATTAGCTTAGATATTGTTCCGGGGAGAGAACTTAATCAAGACCAATATTCAGAAGACAACAAGTTAAATCTTTTTGTTTTCAGCAAATATGGGATTTTCTCAAGCAGCACTTATATACAAACTAACATCCAAGCGCAAATTGACCATATAAAAGCTAAAGAAAACGAAAGAAAAATTATCCGTTTATTAAAAATATGGAATAATAACGATGGTAAAGAATATAAATCCTTTTTATTAGAACTTATTACGATAAAAGCCTTTGACAAGGAAAGTATTTCGGGTAATCTTTGGGAAAAATTGGAGAAAGTGATGGAGTATATTAAGGATAAAGTTGCAGAAGATGGATTTAAATTAATTGACCCAGGAAACAGCAACAATGATTTAATGGACACCTTGGAAAGTTGGGAAAAAACCAATTTATCAAACAGAATGGAAAGGATGCTTGAAAGGATTAATAGCAATAGCGATAATATCAAAAGTTATTTTCCAACAAATAAAGATTTTGAAGATGATGACAAATCATCAAGTAGTAGCGGTTACGGAATAAAAACTGGGGGATCAGCCTATTCTACACCACCAAAAAATGAACGTTTCGGATAA
- a CDS encoding Mov34/MPN/PAD-1 family protein, translating to MKLYNKHRKVELIIDQELLEKIGKTGIDHFPNEFGGFLIGKYSDDYKTLFITDYILPKSYKGSRYLFERSSKGMKSFFSKLFKKKKEFYVGEWHTHPNGSTGFSDIDLNAMINIEASPSVNIKNPVLLILSISEKQLNQATFYIYDNKKLIPYE from the coding sequence TTGAAGCTGTACAATAAGCATAGAAAAGTAGAACTAATAATAGACCAAGAGTTGCTCGAAAAAATTGGTAAGACGGGAATAGATCATTTTCCGAATGAATTTGGAGGATTTTTGATTGGTAAATATTCAGATGATTACAAAACATTATTTATAACCGATTATATTCTCCCCAAAAGCTATAAAGGCAGTAGGTATTTATTTGAAAGAAGTTCTAAAGGAATGAAGTCTTTTTTTTCTAAATTATTCAAAAAGAAAAAAGAATTTTATGTTGGTGAATGGCACACCCACCCGAATGGAAGTACTGGCTTTAGTGATATCGATTTAAACGCAATGATTAACATCGAAGCATCTCCAAGTGTTAATATTAAGAACCCTGTTTTACTCATTTTGAGTATTTCAGAAAAGCAACTTAACCAAGCAACTTTTTACATTTACGATAACAAAAAATTAATACCTTATGAGTAA